In the genome of Blastopirellula marina, the window TGCTACACATGCCATGGGCCAGACCAGCACACGCGCGAAGCCGACCTTCGTCTCGATATGCGCGACGCAGCGATCAGCCACGCGATTGTCCCTGGCAAGCCAGGGGAAAGCGAACTGATTGCCCGAATCGCAAGTAACGAGGCCGATACCCAGATGCCGCCGGCCGAATCGAATCGCCCTCGGTTGACGCCTGAGGAAGTCGACCTCATGCGGGAGTGGATCGCACAAGGGGCCAAGTATGACGAGCATTGGTCGTACATCCCTGCCCAGCGCCATCAGATTCCTGAAGCCAACCGCACGTCTCCGATCGATTACTTCATCAACCAGCGACTTGCGGAGAAAAACATCACGCCGGCCAGCAAGGCCGATGCCCGGACCTTGATTCGCCGACTCTACTTCGACTTGAATGGCCTGCCCCCCACCTCCGCCGATGTGGCCATCTTCGAGGCCGATCCATCCCCCCAGGCCTACCAAATGTATGTCGACAGGCTGCTCGCCTCGCCACGCTTCGGCGAACGGATGGCCATCCACTGGCTGGACCTGGTGCGTTACGGCGACTCGGTTGGCATCCACGGCGACCAGGAATGGAGCATGTCGCCGTACCGCGACTATGTCATTCAGTCGTTCAACGAAAACAAACCGTTCGACCAGTTCACCATCGAACAGCTCGCCGGCGACCTGCTGCCCGATGCGACCCGCGAGCAGCAGATCGCCTCTGGCTACAACCGCTTGAACATGATCACCGCCGAAGGAGGTGCCCAGGCCAAGGAGTACCTGGCCAAGTATGCCGCCGACCGCGTTCGTACAACCAGCACGGTTTGGCTCGGCGCTACGATGGGATGCAGCGAGTGCCACGATCATAAGTTCGATCCTTACACAATCAAGGAGTTCTACGAGTTCGCCGCCTTCTTTGCCGACTTGAAAGAGCAGGGGGTCTACAGCGGCAGCAGCCGGACCAGCTACTGGGGACCGAACATCATGGTCCCCACCGACGACCAGGCAACACGCTTGCAAGAACTCGACCAACAAATTGCGGCTCTCGAAAAACAACTGCAAACCGATACGCCAGAACTGGCCAGCGACCAGCGTCAATGGGAAGCGGAACTTCCCGCAGCCGCCGCATGGCATCCCTTGAAACCAACCAGCCTCACATCGAAACCGGAAGTCACCTGGAAGCAGTTGGACGACGACTCCCTTCTGGCCACCGGAGCCAACCCCGACAAGCCAACCTACGAACTTCAGTTCACGACCAATCTCCCCAAGGCGACCGCCATCCGCCTGGAAGTCATGCCCGACGATTCGCTGCCGGCCAAAGGCCCCGGACGCGCTGGCAACGGCAACTTCGTTCTTAACGGCTTTCAGCTTTCGGTCGATGACAAGCCGGTCGCACTGCACTCGGCAACGGCCACCCATGCCCAGGATGGTTGGGCACCAGGCGGCTTGTTGTCCGCAAAGCCGGGCGACGGCTGGGCGATCTTGCCGCAGGTTGGAAAGGCGAACGAAGTCGTCTTCGAACTGAAGGAAGACCTCGCGCTAACGCCTGCCAGCAAGCTGACCGTCACCATGACGCACAACTATGGCAGTAGCCATGCGATCGGCCGGTTCCGCATCTCGCTGGTCGATTCGCCACGTCCTGTGCTGGCTGGCAAAGGAGTGGGAGTTCCCAATGACATTCGCGCAATCGTCGATCTTCCCAACAACCAGCGCACGCCCGAGCAGCAGCAAAAGCTGGCCACTTTCTATCGGACGATCGCCCCACGGCTGGATCAGGCCCGGAAGGATCTGGCCGCGCGAAAGGAAGACCATAAAAAGCTGACTGATTCGATCACCACCACGCTCGTCTCCGTGTCGGTCGAACCGCGCACCATGCGGGTTCTGCCGCGCGGCAATTGGTTGGACGACAGTGGCGAGATCGTTCAGCCGGGCGTACCTGGCTTTTTGGGGTACGATATCGAAGCCGGCGATCAGCGGGCCACGCGGCTCGATCTGGCACATTGGCTGGTCGATCGTCGCAACCCACTCACCGCGCGGGTGTTTGTGAATCGCTTGTGGCAACTGATGTTCGGCCGCGGCCTGGTCACCACCTCCGACGACCTCGGCTCGCAGGGATCGGTCCCCAGCAATCCGCAGCTACTCGACTGGCTGGCCGGTGAGTTCGTCGACAGTGGCTGGAACGTGAAACACATCATTCGCCTGATCGTTCTTTCCGACGCTTACCAGCGGTCTTCTGCCCGCTCGCCCGAGCTGAAACAAAAGGACCTCAACAATTCGCTGCTGGCGGCTCAGTCTTCGTTCCGTCTGCCGGCCGAAATGATTCGCGACAACGCTCTCGCGTCCAGCGGACTGCTGGTCGAAAAGCTGGGGGGCGAAAGTGCTCGGCCTTATCAGCCCCCTGGTTACTGGTCGCACCTCAACTTTCCGATGCGTGAGTATCAGCGCGATCATGGCGATAATCTTTATCGTCGCGGGCTCTACACGCATTGGCAGCGAACCTATCTGCACCCGAGCCTGGCGGCATTCGATGCACCAACGCGGGAAGAATGCACCGTTCGCCGAAACCTTTCAAACACACCGCAGCAGGCCTTGGTGCTGATGAACGATCCCACCTACGTCGAAGCTGCCCGGGCCCTCGCCGCGCTGCTGATCCAGCAAGGGGGTGATACGCCGCGCAACAAAATCAACTTCGGTATGCAGGCCGTGCAGCAGCGGAATGCTTCTGACGAGGAAGCACACATCCTGCTCGACATCTACCAGAAGCATCACCAGCAGTACGCGGCCGATAACGACGCGGCCCGCAAGCTGCTGGAGGTAGGCGAGTACCAGGTTCCCGCTGATATCGATCCCGCCAACCTGGCTGCCTGGATGTCGGTGGCTCGCGTTTTGTTGAATTTAAACGAGACGATCACTCGGTATTAGTGCCGCGAAGCAGGCACCTGTTCCGATTTATCCCCCCATAGGCGATCCCATGTTCGATCCACACGAAGCCGCTATCCGACAAACCAGGCGTACCTTCCTTGGGCAAGGCATGGCCGGGCTCGGTACGGCGGCGCTCGCTTCGCTGATGAATGCCTCGACCGCGCATGCCAACGAGGCACCAGGGCTGTTCCCCAACTTCGCTCCGAAGGCGAAGCGGGTGATCGTCCTGTGTCAGGCGGGTGGTCCTTCGCACCTGGAAACGTTCGACGAAAAGCCGGAGCTGAAGCGTCTCAACGATCAGCCGATGCCCGAGTCGTTCACCAAAGGGCAACCGATCGCGCAGCTGCAAGGGCGGGCCCTCAAGTGCTACGCGCCTCGTTTCGACTTCAACCATTACGGCGAGTCGGGGCAGTCGATTGTTTCGCTATTCCCCAAGATGGGCGAAATCGCGGACGACCTGTGCATCATCAACTCGATGGTGACCGAGCAGATCAATCACGACCCGGCGCATACGTTCATGAACACCGGCACGTCGATCTCTGGCCGACCGTCGATGGGTTCGTGGGTGCAGTATGGCCTAGGGAGCGAAGCGGACGACCTGCCTGGCTTCGTCGTGCTGACCTCAGTTGGCAAGGGAGGCCAGGCCCAGCCAATCGCGGCGCGGCAGTGGCACAGTGGCTTTCTGCCGAGCCGTTACCAAGGGGTCGAATTCCGCTCGACCGGAGATCCGGTTTTGTACGTGCAGAACCCGCCTGGGATTACCACGGGGCGTCAGCGCGACGTTGTCGATGCCGTCAACCAGATGAACGCGCTGCGGCAGCCGATGCTGGACGATCCCGAGATCGCCACGCGAATCGCCCAGTACGAACTGGCGTTCAAGATGCAGACCAGCGTGCCGAGCTTGATGGACGTCTCGGGGGAACCGCAGCACATTCTCGACATGTACGGCACGAAGGGGGCTGACGGAACGTTTGCCGCGAACTGTTTGCTCGCCCGGCGGCTGGCCGAGCGCGGCGTCCGTTTCGTGCAGTTGTATCATCGCGGCTGGGACCATCACGGCGGCATCGAACGCGGCATGCAGATCTGTGCTTCCGAAGTCGATCAGGCCTCGGCCGCGCTGGTGACCGACCTGAAAAACCGCGGGATGCTCGACGAGACGCTGGTGGTCTGGGGTGGCGAGTTCGGCCGCACCCCGATGGCCCAAGGGAGTGGCCGCGACCATCACATCAAAGGCTTTTCGATCTGGATGGCTGGCGGCGGCATCAAGGGGGGCATCAAGTACGGCAAGACCGACGAACTGGGTTACAACGCCGTCGAAGACATCGTCCACGTCCACGACTTCCACGCGACGCTGTTGCATCTGCTGGGCATCAACCACGAAAAACTGACCGTCCGTCACCAAGGGCGCGACTTCCGTCTGACCGACGTCCATGGCCGCGTGGTGAAAGAGATCTTGGCGTAACGGTTCTTGCGGAACCTCCGGCCGCTGCTCCGCTTGCGGCGGATCTGGTTGCTTGGCCGGTGCCTTCTCAGGCTGTTCGGCCAGTTGCCTTCGCAGCTGGTCAAGCTCTTGCTGCTG includes:
- a CDS encoding PSD1 and planctomycete cytochrome C domain-containing protein, with product MNRFFSSLIALIALVPAALAVADEPISYSRDIKPLLSNSCYTCHGPDQHTREADLRLDMRDAAISHAIVPGKPGESELIARIASNEADTQMPPAESNRPRLTPEEVDLMREWIAQGAKYDEHWSYIPAQRHQIPEANRTSPIDYFINQRLAEKNITPASKADARTLIRRLYFDLNGLPPTSADVAIFEADPSPQAYQMYVDRLLASPRFGERMAIHWLDLVRYGDSVGIHGDQEWSMSPYRDYVIQSFNENKPFDQFTIEQLAGDLLPDATREQQIASGYNRLNMITAEGGAQAKEYLAKYAADRVRTTSTVWLGATMGCSECHDHKFDPYTIKEFYEFAAFFADLKEQGVYSGSSRTSYWGPNIMVPTDDQATRLQELDQQIAALEKQLQTDTPELASDQRQWEAELPAAAAWHPLKPTSLTSKPEVTWKQLDDDSLLATGANPDKPTYELQFTTNLPKATAIRLEVMPDDSLPAKGPGRAGNGNFVLNGFQLSVDDKPVALHSATATHAQDGWAPGGLLSAKPGDGWAILPQVGKANEVVFELKEDLALTPASKLTVTMTHNYGSSHAIGRFRISLVDSPRPVLAGKGVGVPNDIRAIVDLPNNQRTPEQQQKLATFYRTIAPRLDQARKDLAARKEDHKKLTDSITTTLVSVSVEPRTMRVLPRGNWLDDSGEIVQPGVPGFLGYDIEAGDQRATRLDLAHWLVDRRNPLTARVFVNRLWQLMFGRGLVTTSDDLGSQGSVPSNPQLLDWLAGEFVDSGWNVKHIIRLIVLSDAYQRSSARSPELKQKDLNNSLLAAQSSFRLPAEMIRDNALASSGLLVEKLGGESARPYQPPGYWSHLNFPMREYQRDHGDNLYRRGLYTHWQRTYLHPSLAAFDAPTREECTVRRNLSNTPQQALVLMNDPTYVEAARALAALLIQQGGDTPRNKINFGMQAVQQRNASDEEAHILLDIYQKHHQQYAADNDAARKLLEVGEYQVPADIDPANLAAWMSVARVLLNLNETITRY
- a CDS encoding DUF1501 domain-containing protein — its product is MFDPHEAAIRQTRRTFLGQGMAGLGTAALASLMNASTAHANEAPGLFPNFAPKAKRVIVLCQAGGPSHLETFDEKPELKRLNDQPMPESFTKGQPIAQLQGRALKCYAPRFDFNHYGESGQSIVSLFPKMGEIADDLCIINSMVTEQINHDPAHTFMNTGTSISGRPSMGSWVQYGLGSEADDLPGFVVLTSVGKGGQAQPIAARQWHSGFLPSRYQGVEFRSTGDPVLYVQNPPGITTGRQRDVVDAVNQMNALRQPMLDDPEIATRIAQYELAFKMQTSVPSLMDVSGEPQHILDMYGTKGADGTFAANCLLARRLAERGVRFVQLYHRGWDHHGGIERGMQICASEVDQASAALVTDLKNRGMLDETLVVWGGEFGRTPMAQGSGRDHHIKGFSIWMAGGGIKGGIKYGKTDELGYNAVEDIVHVHDFHATLLHLLGINHEKLTVRHQGRDFRLTDVHGRVVKEILA